A DNA window from Actinokineospora baliensis contains the following coding sequences:
- a CDS encoding carboxyl transferase domain-containing protein gives MDAPRLRSAVDPADEAFARNAKSHGELVQDLRDRLDRAALGGPEKARARHVSRGKLLPRDRVDSLLDPGSPFLELSPLAATGLYGDDAPAAGIITGVGRVSGREVVVVVNDATVKGGTYYPMTVKKHLRAQEVALQNNLPCVYLVDSGGAFLPKQDDVFPDRDHFGRIFFNQATMSAKGIAQVAAVLGSCTAGGAYVPAMSDEAVIVREQGTIFLGGPPLVKAATGEVVSAEDLGGGDVHSRVSGVTDHLADDDAHALRIVRSIVSTLGPRAPRPWDVAPVEEPAVDPSTLYGVVPTDSRTPYDVREVIARVVDGSRFREFKKEYGSTLVTGFARIHGHPVGIVANNGVLFAESAMKGAHFIELCDQRSIPLLYLQNITGFMVGRDYEAGGIAKHGAKMVTATACARVPKFTVVIGGSFGAGNYSMCGRAYSPRFLWMWPNARISVMGGEQAASVLSTVRRDQVEGGGGEWSAEDEESFKAPIRDQYEEQGNPYYSTARLWDDGVIDPADTRQVLGLALSAAANAPLEPVRYGVFRM, from the coding sequence ATGGACGCGCCCAGGTTGCGCAGTGCCGTGGACCCGGCTGACGAGGCGTTCGCGCGCAACGCCAAGTCCCACGGTGAGCTGGTGCAGGACCTGCGGGACCGGCTGGACCGAGCGGCGCTCGGCGGGCCGGAGAAGGCCCGTGCCCGGCACGTCAGCCGGGGGAAGTTGCTGCCGAGGGACCGGGTGGACTCGCTGCTGGACCCCGGGTCGCCGTTCCTCGAGCTCTCGCCGCTGGCCGCGACCGGGCTCTACGGCGACGACGCGCCTGCCGCCGGGATCATCACCGGGGTCGGGCGGGTGTCCGGGCGCGAGGTCGTCGTCGTGGTCAACGACGCGACGGTCAAGGGTGGGACGTACTACCCGATGACGGTCAAGAAGCACCTGCGGGCCCAGGAGGTGGCGCTGCAGAACAACCTGCCCTGCGTCTACCTGGTCGACTCCGGCGGTGCCTTCCTGCCCAAGCAGGACGACGTCTTCCCCGACCGCGACCACTTCGGCCGGATCTTCTTCAACCAGGCCACCATGTCGGCCAAGGGCATCGCGCAGGTCGCCGCCGTGCTCGGGTCGTGCACCGCGGGTGGGGCCTACGTCCCGGCGATGAGCGACGAGGCGGTGATCGTGCGCGAGCAGGGCACGATCTTCCTCGGCGGCCCGCCGCTGGTGAAGGCCGCGACCGGGGAGGTCGTCAGCGCCGAGGATCTCGGCGGCGGCGACGTGCACTCCCGGGTCTCCGGGGTCACCGACCACCTCGCTGACGACGACGCGCACGCGCTGCGCATCGTCCGCTCCATCGTCAGCACCCTGGGCCCGCGCGCCCCGCGCCCGTGGGACGTCGCCCCGGTCGAGGAACCCGCCGTCGACCCGTCGACCCTCTACGGCGTCGTGCCGACCGACTCGCGCACCCCCTACGACGTGCGCGAGGTCATCGCCCGCGTCGTGGACGGCAGCCGGTTCCGCGAGTTCAAGAAGGAGTACGGCTCGACCCTGGTCACCGGGTTCGCCAGGATCCACGGTCACCCGGTCGGGATCGTCGCCAACAACGGGGTGCTGTTCGCCGAGTCGGCGATGAAGGGCGCGCACTTCATCGAGCTGTGCGACCAGCGCTCCATCCCGCTGCTGTACCTGCAGAACATCACCGGTTTCATGGTCGGCCGCGACTACGAGGCAGGCGGCATCGCCAAGCACGGTGCGAAGATGGTCACCGCGACCGCCTGCGCCAGGGTGCCCAAGTTCACCGTGGTCATCGGCGGATCGTTCGGCGCGGGCAACTACTCGATGTGCGGCCGCGCGTACTCGCCCCGGTTCCTGTGGATGTGGCCGAACGCGCGGATCAGCGTGATGGGCGGCGAGCAGGCCGCCTCGGTGCTGTCCACGGTGCGCCGCGACCAGGTCGAGGGTGGCGGCGGCGAGTGGTCGGCCGAGGACGAGGAGTCGTTCAAGGCGCCGATCCGCGACCAGTACGAGGAGCAGGGCAACCCGTACTACTCGACCGCGCGGCTGTGGGACGACGGGGTCATCGACCCCGCCGACACCCGGCAGGTGCTCGGTCTGGCGCTGTCGGCCGCGGCCAACGCGCCCCTGGAACCTGTCCGCTACGGCGTCTTCCGGATGTGA
- a CDS encoding SGNH/GDSL hydrolase family protein, with the protein MRVPKPLSLVLLAALAAIGLATPASAAVGKYVALGDSYSSGLGAGSYGSSGSCKRSANAYPQLWANAHGPSAFAFVACSGAVTQDVLNSQVGAITADTALVTVSIGGNDAGFANVMTECNLSSDSACVSRNQTAQNFARTTLPTRLDNVYRAIRDRAPSAKVVVLGYPRIYKTGGSCVVGLSETKRAAINQSADVLSTVTAGRAAAFGFSYVDARTSFSGHEICASGARWLNSITWPVEESYHPNVAGQASGYYTALRAVTG; encoded by the coding sequence ATGCGTGTCCCCAAGCCCCTCTCCCTGGTCCTGCTCGCCGCACTGGCGGCAATCGGTCTCGCGACCCCCGCCTCGGCCGCGGTCGGCAAGTACGTCGCCCTCGGTGACTCCTACTCCTCCGGCCTCGGCGCCGGGAGCTACGGCAGCAGCGGCTCCTGCAAGCGCAGCGCCAACGCCTACCCGCAGCTGTGGGCCAACGCCCACGGGCCCTCCGCCTTCGCCTTCGTCGCCTGCTCCGGCGCGGTGACCCAGGACGTGCTCAACAGCCAGGTCGGCGCGATCACCGCCGACACTGCCCTGGTGACGGTGTCCATCGGCGGCAACGACGCCGGCTTCGCCAACGTCATGACCGAGTGCAACCTGAGCTCCGACTCGGCCTGCGTGAGCCGCAACCAGACCGCGCAGAACTTCGCCCGCACGACCCTGCCCACCCGCCTCGACAACGTCTACCGGGCCATCCGCGACCGCGCCCCCTCGGCCAAGGTCGTCGTGCTCGGCTACCCCCGCATCTACAAGACCGGTGGCTCCTGCGTGGTCGGGCTCAGCGAGACCAAGCGCGCCGCGATCAACCAGTCCGCCGACGTGCTGTCCACCGTCACCGCGGGCCGAGCCGCCGCCTTCGGCTTCAGCTACGTCGACGCCCGCACCTCGTTCTCCGGCCACGAGATCTGCGCCTCCGGCGCCCGCTGGCTCAACAGCATCACCTGGCCGGTCGAGGAGTCCTACCACCCCAACGTCGCAGGCCAGGCCAGCGGCTACTACACAGCGCTGCGCGCCGTCACCGGCTGA
- a CDS encoding helix-turn-helix domain-containing protein, whose amino-acid sequence MGWSEVGERVRQCRLAANLSQDDLGRAVGLERSKIAKVEAGDRRVDAMELARLADALGVPMSHFLTSQPHVLSQRTPLTEDSGTETARHRYRVEAQISSWLRDVRQLIDLGVLQRSRPLFYGAAAATPTEARAAALWTRDQLGLGEEPIDTVMAVCEQAGQLMLVTDLPGDGASLIDDDIAVAVVGRAPEPGRRRATAAHELGHLVLGDAYSAELGLATDREQIIDAFAAELLLPRSVVRRVDGEPRRATLTRLAATYRTSWSLAVRQAISAGIASPAEFARLSAVAPTRAELRDAVGWAPQPDLEHVLVPPSFAHAVMTAWQRDMITSARAVELMHGQITEDDLPARPVSWSDE is encoded by the coding sequence ATGGGCTGGTCGGAGGTCGGGGAGCGGGTACGGCAATGCCGCCTCGCGGCGAACCTGTCGCAAGACGACCTGGGACGGGCGGTCGGCCTCGAACGCAGCAAGATCGCCAAGGTCGAAGCGGGAGACCGAAGAGTAGACGCCATGGAGTTGGCCCGCCTGGCTGACGCGTTGGGCGTGCCGATGAGCCACTTCCTCACCTCACAGCCGCACGTGCTGTCCCAGCGCACACCGCTGACCGAGGACAGCGGCACGGAGACCGCCCGGCACCGGTACCGCGTCGAAGCGCAGATCTCCTCCTGGCTGCGGGACGTACGCCAGTTGATCGACCTTGGCGTGCTCCAACGGAGCAGGCCACTGTTCTACGGCGCGGCCGCCGCGACGCCGACCGAGGCCAGAGCTGCCGCGCTGTGGACCCGCGACCAACTGGGCTTGGGCGAAGAGCCCATCGACACGGTCATGGCGGTCTGCGAACAAGCCGGACAACTCATGTTGGTCACCGACCTGCCCGGGGACGGCGCATCGCTGATCGATGACGACATCGCGGTCGCGGTGGTCGGCCGCGCCCCTGAGCCGGGCAGGCGTCGAGCGACGGCGGCACACGAACTGGGCCACCTCGTGCTCGGCGACGCCTATTCCGCAGAACTCGGCCTCGCGACCGACCGCGAGCAGATCATCGACGCCTTCGCCGCCGAACTGCTCCTGCCCCGCAGCGTCGTCCGACGCGTGGACGGAGAGCCCCGGCGTGCCACCCTGACGAGGCTGGCGGCCACCTACCGGACGTCGTGGTCGCTAGCGGTCCGCCAAGCGATCTCCGCGGGCATCGCGTCACCAGCGGAGTTCGCAAGACTCTCAGCGGTGGCACCCACCAGAGCGGAACTGCGTGACGCGGTGGGCTGGGCCCCGCAACCGGACCTGGAGCACGTGCTGGTCCCGCCGAGCTTCGCGCACGCGGTGATGACAGCGTGGCAACGGGACATGATCACCTCCGCCCGCGCGGTGGAGCTGATGCACGGTCAGATCACCGAGGACGACCTACCGGCCAGGCCGGTCAGCTGGTCGGATGAGTGA
- a CDS encoding SACE_7040 family transcriptional regulator encodes MSPAAEPVADKPSRREQILAAAAELFARHGFHGVGIDDIGSAVGISGPALYRHFRSKDAMLGEMLTAISEVLLDGGQARIGAGGSAGAVLEDLVRFHVDFALDNPALITVQERNLGNLTDPDRRKVRGLQRRYVELWVEVIRGAVPATEEPSARAAAHAVFGLINSTPHSRHLDRAQMADLLAGMALGALGHGPR; translated from the coding sequence GTGTCACCTGCAGCGGAGCCCGTCGCCGACAAGCCGAGCAGGCGGGAGCAGATCCTCGCCGCGGCGGCCGAGCTGTTCGCAAGACACGGGTTCCACGGGGTGGGGATCGACGACATCGGCTCGGCCGTCGGCATCTCCGGCCCGGCGCTCTACCGGCACTTCCGGTCCAAGGACGCCATGCTCGGCGAGATGCTCACCGCGATCAGCGAGGTGCTGCTCGACGGCGGCCAGGCCAGGATCGGCGCCGGGGGCTCGGCGGGGGCGGTGCTGGAGGACCTGGTGCGCTTCCACGTCGACTTCGCGCTGGACAACCCGGCGCTGATCACCGTGCAGGAGCGCAACCTGGGCAACCTGACCGACCCGGACCGGCGCAAGGTGCGCGGGCTGCAGCGCCGCTACGTCGAGCTGTGGGTCGAGGTCATCCGCGGCGCGGTCCCGGCGACCGAGGAGCCCTCCGCGCGGGCCGCGGCGCACGCGGTCTTCGGCTTGATCAACTCCACCCCGCACTCGCGGCACCTGGACAGGGCGCAGATGGCCGACCTGCTCGCTGGCATGGCGCTCGGCGCCCTCGGGCACGGCCCCCGATAA
- a CDS encoding XRE family transcriptional regulator, whose protein sequence is MTPPELPDEFWRRPAIQDAFRGRHFGQVLYAYRYEHRPVLTQGRIGNWLSMTQGQVSRIERARSAVYDLYKLELWARVLRIPEQHLWFRFSEQPLGAYSASAPASSVALGYEREDDVRRRELFKVIGLTASGFGWFSAPVAAATPRKSVVPTEVTMIRDMTRTFRSLDNRFGGGHARSAVTDYLTSQVAPLLRTARATDSVRVSLHAAVAELNQLAGWMAYDTGDADTGGKHLKQALRLCQQVDDDALSAEMLAGMSHQAAFFRSGVIAVDLGLAAQSLAARSGLAALESEAAVMTAHGYALQGHRSACLGALGHAERALAAAESRDRPDWLTYFDSAYLAAKSAHCFRDLGQPVESERYARESLRMSAGYDRGRLFNLSVLASALADQARVEEACATAAAAVDLAGSVRSVRTVAYLADVGRRLNRYRRSATVSDLFKRMRASAIPLPAR, encoded by the coding sequence ATGACCCCGCCCGAGTTGCCGGATGAGTTCTGGCGACGACCTGCGATCCAGGACGCCTTCCGCGGGCGGCATTTCGGCCAGGTCCTGTACGCCTACCGCTATGAACACCGCCCGGTGCTCACACAGGGCCGCATCGGCAACTGGCTGTCGATGACCCAGGGGCAGGTGAGCAGGATTGAGAGGGCAAGGTCGGCGGTCTACGACCTCTACAAGCTCGAACTCTGGGCGCGGGTGCTCCGGATCCCCGAGCAACACCTGTGGTTCCGTTTCTCGGAACAACCACTCGGTGCATATTCGGCAAGTGCGCCTGCCTCTAGCGTGGCCTTGGGCTACGAGAGAGAGGACGACGTGCGTCGACGAGAGTTGTTCAAGGTCATCGGGTTGACCGCTTCCGGGTTCGGGTGGTTCTCAGCGCCCGTCGCGGCAGCCACCCCCAGGAAGTCGGTCGTTCCGACGGAGGTCACGATGATCCGCGACATGACTCGGACGTTCCGCAGCCTGGACAACCGATTTGGTGGCGGGCACGCGCGATCCGCGGTGACCGACTACCTGACCTCCCAGGTCGCACCACTGCTCCGGACCGCGCGAGCAACGGATTCGGTTCGCGTGAGCTTGCACGCCGCCGTCGCGGAGCTGAATCAACTCGCCGGCTGGATGGCTTATGACACAGGCGATGCTGACACCGGCGGTAAACACCTCAAACAAGCACTCCGACTGTGCCAGCAGGTTGACGATGACGCGCTGTCCGCCGAGATGTTGGCCGGTATGAGTCACCAAGCCGCGTTCTTCCGGTCAGGTGTCATCGCGGTTGACCTGGGGTTGGCGGCCCAGTCCCTCGCGGCACGCTCCGGTTTGGCTGCCCTGGAGTCGGAGGCCGCGGTCATGACGGCCCACGGATACGCCCTGCAGGGGCATCGGAGTGCCTGCCTCGGCGCCCTCGGGCATGCCGAACGAGCCCTGGCCGCCGCGGAATCACGGGACCGGCCGGATTGGTTGACCTATTTCGATTCGGCGTACCTCGCGGCCAAGTCCGCCCACTGCTTCCGCGATCTTGGGCAGCCGGTGGAGTCCGAGAGGTACGCGCGGGAGTCGCTGCGCATGTCGGCCGGGTACGACCGGGGCAGGCTGTTCAACCTGTCGGTGTTGGCTTCGGCGTTGGCCGACCAAGCTCGGGTCGAGGAGGCGTGCGCGACAGCGGCGGCTGCGGTCGACCTGGCGGGCAGTGTGCGATCGGTCCGCACTGTCGCCTACCTGGCCGATGTCGGTCGCAGGCTCAACCGGTACCGGAGGAGCGCGACGGTGTCCGACCTGTTCAAGCGGATGCGGGCCTCCGCGATCCCGCTACCCGCTCGCTAA
- a CDS encoding diguanylate cyclase domain-containing protein gives MSEPPPDPEGDQAELVAPWLRVVAATAYVPRSSTEVRGLLTALLDRLTTALTADPPDVAAGLRVGELMVEGALTGETTLEGSLGVLADGFAVAGYGARPVAALLGYVAAGYAAALRKRTLAQQENMKLALLTAKQRAERDRRATENRFREVFDASAVGIAITELDGTFVETNPALATILGRPTEDLRGRTLAEFIADDDEPPLVVGEADRRRVVRPGGDTAWVYLTTSMLRDDSGVARYRVTMVQDLSELQLLGNQLSHQSLHDALTGLPNRLHFESRLEAMHAQTPPHRPFTLLCLDLDAFSLVNTTYGHATGDRVLRTTANRLTAAVAGKEALVARIGGDEFAVLIAHDTQAPPVSTLVGALTAELAEPDYDAGVGLAVSATVGAVRCTPAEMTSAEMFRAADAAHQHARSLGRHQWAEFDGHADRATRKVGTLATGLPAAWENGELRVAYQPVVRLADLVQVRVRALVHLPTDRDTAELAESTGLSVPLGPWLLTQSGTHLDRWLSLFGPVADEGEAVHRVLLSALQSADADLSATVNDVLSATGAPAGSLEIGLDTRAVLTCRGDAQDNLRTLSDIGVVTALHGFTGGPREVAMVERFSVRTVVLSDPFEGWRPDWLPREAVPVRATLELIAALRSVGASVGVLGVRDHAEATWWAEQGVRTAEGQAFGRPGGVADVTGR, from the coding sequence ATGTCTGAACCGCCGCCCGACCCGGAAGGCGACCAAGCGGAGCTCGTCGCGCCCTGGTTGCGCGTGGTCGCCGCCACCGCTTACGTCCCGCGGTCGTCCACCGAGGTGCGCGGCCTGCTCACCGCGCTGCTCGACCGCCTCACCACCGCGCTCACCGCCGACCCGCCCGACGTCGCGGCCGGGCTGCGGGTCGGCGAGCTGATGGTCGAGGGCGCCCTGACCGGCGAGACCACGCTGGAGGGCTCGCTCGGGGTGCTCGCCGACGGGTTCGCGGTCGCCGGGTACGGGGCGCGGCCGGTGGCGGCCCTGCTCGGCTACGTCGCCGCCGGGTACGCCGCCGCGCTGCGCAAGCGGACGCTGGCGCAGCAGGAGAACATGAAGCTGGCGCTGCTGACCGCCAAGCAGCGCGCCGAACGCGACCGCAGGGCCACCGAGAACCGGTTCCGCGAGGTGTTCGACGCCTCCGCGGTGGGCATCGCGATCACCGAACTGGACGGGACCTTCGTCGAGACGAACCCGGCGCTGGCCACGATCCTGGGTCGACCGACCGAGGACCTGCGCGGGCGCACCCTGGCCGAGTTCATCGCCGACGACGACGAGCCGCCGCTGGTGGTCGGCGAGGCCGACCGGCGCCGGGTGGTCAGACCCGGCGGCGACACCGCGTGGGTCTACCTGACGACGTCGATGCTGCGCGACGACAGCGGGGTCGCGCGCTACCGGGTGACGATGGTGCAGGACCTGTCCGAGCTGCAGCTGCTGGGCAACCAGCTCAGCCACCAGAGCCTGCACGACGCGCTGACCGGCCTGCCGAACCGGCTGCACTTCGAGTCGCGGTTGGAGGCCATGCACGCGCAGACCCCGCCGCACCGCCCGTTCACCCTGCTCTGCCTGGACCTGGACGCGTTCTCGCTGGTGAACACCACCTACGGGCACGCGACCGGCGACCGGGTGCTGCGGACCACCGCCAACCGGCTCACCGCCGCGGTCGCGGGCAAGGAGGCGCTGGTCGCCAGGATCGGCGGCGACGAGTTCGCGGTGCTCATCGCCCACGACACGCAGGCGCCACCGGTGTCCACCCTGGTCGGCGCGCTGACCGCGGAACTGGCCGAACCGGACTACGACGCGGGCGTCGGCCTCGCGGTCAGCGCCACCGTCGGCGCCGTGCGCTGCACCCCGGCGGAGATGACGAGCGCGGAGATGTTCCGGGCCGCCGACGCCGCCCACCAGCACGCCCGCTCGCTGGGCCGCCACCAGTGGGCCGAGTTCGACGGGCACGCCGACCGGGCGACCCGCAAGGTCGGCACGCTGGCCACCGGGCTGCCCGCGGCCTGGGAGAACGGCGAGCTGCGGGTCGCCTACCAACCGGTGGTGCGGCTGGCCGACCTGGTCCAGGTGCGCGTGCGGGCCCTGGTGCACCTGCCGACCGACCGCGACACCGCCGAACTCGCCGAGTCGACCGGCCTGTCGGTGCCGCTGGGCCCGTGGCTGCTGACGCAGTCGGGCACGCACCTGGACCGGTGGCTGTCGCTGTTCGGCCCGGTCGCCGACGAGGGCGAGGCGGTGCACCGGGTGCTGCTGTCGGCGCTGCAGTCGGCCGACGCGGACCTGTCGGCGACGGTGAACGACGTGCTGAGCGCGACCGGCGCCCCGGCCGGGTCGCTGGAGATCGGCCTGGACACCCGCGCGGTATTGACCTGCCGGGGCGACGCGCAGGACAACCTGCGCACGCTCAGCGACATCGGCGTGGTCACCGCACTGCACGGGTTCACCGGTGGACCGCGCGAGGTCGCGATGGTGGAGCGCTTCAGCGTGCGCACCGTCGTGCTGTCGGACCCGTTCGAGGGCTGGCGACCGGACTGGCTGCCGCGCGAGGCGGTCCCGGTGCGGGCCACGCTGGAGCTGATCGCGGCCCTGCGCTCCGTCGGCGCGTCGGTGGGGGTGCTCGGCGTGCGCGACCACGCGGAGGCCACCTGGTGGGCCGAACAGGGCGTCCGAACGGCCGAGGGCCAGGCGTTCGGCCGTCCGGGTGGCGTCGCGGACGTCACCGGGCGATGA
- a CDS encoding NUDIX hydrolase, with amino-acid sequence MRDQPSRWTIHEERLVDDTRRLHVAIAHVELPDGVRFEQYVLRMPRASMTVVLDDDGDRVLMIYRHRFIPDRWTWELPGGYVDPAEDPARAAAREVEEETGWRPRSIRLLTSFQPLAGTADFENLVYLAEGAVDTGNAPDINEAARVEWLPLAEVRDMISRGEIIGAGAQLGLMFALASG; translated from the coding sequence GTGAGAGATCAGCCGTCGCGATGGACGATCCACGAGGAGCGGCTCGTGGACGACACCCGCAGGCTGCACGTGGCGATCGCGCACGTGGAACTGCCGGACGGGGTGCGGTTCGAGCAGTACGTGCTGCGGATGCCCAGGGCGAGCATGACCGTGGTCCTCGACGATGACGGCGACCGGGTGTTGATGATCTACCGGCACCGGTTCATCCCCGACCGCTGGACCTGGGAACTTCCCGGCGGTTACGTCGACCCGGCCGAGGACCCCGCTCGTGCGGCCGCTCGGGAGGTCGAGGAGGAAACCGGCTGGCGACCCCGGTCCATCCGTCTGCTCACCAGCTTCCAACCCTTGGCGGGCACGGCCGACTTCGAAAACCTCGTGTACCTCGCCGAGGGAGCCGTGGACACCGGGAACGCGCCGGACATCAACGAAGCCGCCCGCGTCGAGTGGCTGCCGCTGGCCGAGGTCCGGGACATGATCAGTCGCGGCGAGATCATCGGGGCCGGGGCACAACTCGGGTTGATGTTCGCCTTAGCGAGCGGGTAG
- a CDS encoding SAM-dependent methyltransferase, with product MGRGDVSVPGMGRSDATSWVPDGIDLERPSAARLYDYLLGGAHNFAHDRELAERFIKAQPNAREIARHNRSFLRRSVLFMVERGVRQFLDLGSGIPTVGNVHEIAQTADPGAKVVYVDYEEVAYAHSTLMLVDNPLATIVQADLTRPDDILDAPQTRELLDFDQPIGLLMAGVFHFVPPGKDPGRLVAHYRDAIPVGSYLAFSQFTRDLMPSEMDRIVEVMKSSRDPMYPRSHAEITALFAGFDLVEPGIVPTAKWRPDPGFDDGGDPDRAGIYAGVGRKH from the coding sequence ATGGGACGGGGCGACGTGAGCGTGCCTGGCATGGGCCGGTCGGACGCGACCAGTTGGGTACCGGACGGGATCGACCTGGAACGACCGAGCGCCGCCCGGCTCTACGACTACCTGCTCGGCGGGGCGCACAACTTCGCCCACGACCGGGAGCTGGCGGAGCGGTTCATCAAGGCGCAGCCCAACGCCAGGGAGATCGCCAGGCACAACCGCTCGTTCCTGCGCCGCTCGGTGCTGTTCATGGTCGAGCGCGGCGTGCGCCAGTTCCTCGACCTCGGCTCGGGCATCCCGACCGTGGGCAACGTGCACGAGATCGCCCAGACCGCCGACCCCGGCGCCAAGGTGGTCTACGTGGACTACGAGGAGGTCGCCTACGCGCACAGCACGCTGATGCTGGTCGACAACCCGCTGGCCACCATCGTGCAGGCGGACCTGACCCGCCCCGACGACATCCTCGACGCGCCGCAGACCCGCGAACTGCTCGACTTCGACCAGCCGATCGGGTTGCTGATGGCGGGCGTGTTCCACTTCGTGCCCCCCGGCAAGGACCCGGGGCGGCTGGTCGCGCACTACCGCGACGCCATCCCGGTCGGGTCGTACCTGGCGTTCTCCCAGTTCACCAGGGACCTGATGCCCTCGGAGATGGACCGCATCGTCGAGGTGATGAAGTCGAGCCGGGACCCGATGTACCCGCGCTCGCACGCCGAGATCACCGCGCTGTTCGCCGGGTTCGACCTGGTGGAGCCGGGGATCGTGCCGACAGCGAAGTGGCGGCCGGACCCGGGCTTCGACGACGGCGGTGACCCGGACCGGGCGGGCATCTACGCGGGCGTCGGACGCAAGCACTGA
- the metX gene encoding homoserine O-acetyltransferase MetX, whose product MSTAPPPATGAWREGDPLGGRRWVQLEGPVPGARIAYETWGTLAPGGSNAVLVEHALTGDSHVVGPAGPGHPTPGWWDGLIGPGRAVDTDRYFVVCPNVLGGCQGTTGPASTAPDGRAWGSRFPSVGIREQVAAEVALADALGITRWAAVLGGSMGGMRALEWAVATPDRVAALLLLACPAAASAEQIAWASPQLHAIRADPGWQGGDYHDTPTGPWDGLGVARRIAHVTYRSEPELATRFGRDVQPDGRFSVESYLDHHAAKLAHRFDAASYILLTEAMNGHDVGKGRGGVEAALSRVTARTVVAGVDSDRLYPLAQQEVLATHIPTADGLRVITSPSGHDGFLTETSQLSALLKELL is encoded by the coding sequence GTGAGCACGGCTCCCCCTCCCGCCACCGGTGCGTGGCGGGAGGGGGACCCCCTCGGCGGCCGCCGGTGGGTCCAGCTGGAAGGGCCCGTCCCCGGGGCGCGGATCGCTTACGAGACATGGGGAACACTCGCGCCGGGCGGGTCCAACGCCGTCCTGGTGGAGCACGCGCTGACCGGCGACAGCCACGTTGTCGGCCCCGCCGGTCCCGGCCACCCCACGCCGGGGTGGTGGGACGGGCTGATCGGCCCCGGCCGCGCGGTCGACACCGACCGGTACTTCGTGGTGTGCCCCAACGTCTTGGGCGGCTGCCAGGGGACGACCGGGCCCGCGTCCACCGCACCGGACGGGCGGGCTTGGGGTAGCCGCTTCCCGTCGGTGGGGATCCGGGAACAGGTGGCCGCCGAGGTCGCCCTCGCGGACGCGCTGGGGATCACCCGCTGGGCCGCGGTGCTCGGCGGGTCGATGGGCGGCATGCGCGCCCTGGAGTGGGCGGTCGCGACCCCCGACCGGGTCGCCGCGCTGCTGCTGCTCGCCTGCCCCGCCGCCGCCTCGGCCGAGCAGATCGCCTGGGCCAGCCCCCAACTGCACGCCATCCGCGCCGACCCCGGCTGGCAAGGCGGCGACTACCACGACACCCCCACCGGCCCCTGGGACGGCCTGGGCGTTGCCCGCCGCATCGCCCACGTGACCTACCGCAGCGAACCCGAACTGGCCACCCGCTTCGGCCGGGATGTGCAGCCGGATGGGCGGTTCTCTGTCGAGTCCTATTTGGACCACCACGCCGCGAAACTCGCCCACCGCTTCGACGCCGCCAGCTACATCCTGCTCACCGAAGCCATGAACGGCCACGACGTGGGCAAAGGCAGAGGCGGCGTGGAAGCGGCCCTGTCCCGCGTAACCGCCCGCACCGTAGTGGCCGGAGTGGACAGCGACCGCCTCTACCCCTTGGCGCAGCAAGAAGTCCTGGCCACCCACATCCCCACCGCGGACGGCCTGAGAGTAATAACATCCCCTTCCGGCCACGACGGCTTCCTCACCGAGACAAGCCAGTTGTCGGCCCTGCTCAAGGAACTCCTCTAG